A stretch of the Lactuca sativa cultivar Salinas chromosome 9, Lsat_Salinas_v11, whole genome shotgun sequence genome encodes the following:
- the LOC111893401 gene encoding peptide-N4-(N-acetyl-beta-glucosaminyl)asparagine amidase A — protein sequence MASSFLPFLLLLLSFSLISAANPIPKATIFRQQLTSDPTTNNDIPPTTFFEVTKPIQLPNTKPCSTLLLQHDFGYTYGSPPVSAQYTPPSNCPSTDFAKIVLEWTATCKGRQFDRIFGVWLGGVELLRSCTAEPRATGIIWTVKKDITRYYSLLMSNQTQTLDVYLGNIIDSTYTGVYHVNVSIHYYPFEKKPVNSNHAHNEWADLIIPISRNLPGNDGLWFEIQNSTDVKTKQFAIPQNTYRAVLEVYVSFHENDEFWPTNLPNDYISANNLSGYPGDGPFREVIVSLDGKIVGAVWPFTVVFTGGINPLLWRPITAIGSFDLPSYDIEITPFLGALLNGKLHDFGFGVTNALNVWYIDANLHVWLDAKSEKTKGMFLNQKISPLHESLVSNFTGLNGTFLTSVQRSIKSTGWVESSFGKIVTESKQDFNYTNIMVMSKNGDLQIVNQIIEFNDSVDSKIPSFVHNTKSLKTFSFYIYSDTLDKGNKSYDQVANVTLGFNEKKIDNFGSKSSSSVLENIQNGQGSMLVKGNLVVSGLGSTQEMYNYSDDKFCYFRDISSSNYTIIYDKEGDTCTKSKKSRFNFSTGKSLHFPA from the coding sequence ATGGCTTCCAGCTTCCTTCCTTTCCTTCTCCTCCTCCTCTCGTTCTCCCTAATCTCCGCCGCCAATCCCATTCCTAAAGCAACAATTTTCCGGCAACAGCTCACCTCCGATCCCACCACCAATAACGACATCCCACCCACCACTTTCTTTGAAGTAACGAAACCCATCCAACTCCCAAACACAAAACCCTGCTCAACCCTTCTTCTACAACATGATTTCGGATACACTTACGGCAGTCCACCAGTCTCCGCCCAATACACCCCGCCGTCGAATTGCCCATCAACCGATTTTGCGAAAATTGTTCTCGAATGGACAGCTACATGTAAAGGTCGTCAATTCGATCGGATTTTTGGGGTTTGGCTCGGCGGCGTTGAGCTGCTCAGAAGCTGCACAGCTGAACCTAGAGCCACCGGGATTATTTGGACTGTGAAGAAGGACATTACTAGGTATTATTCATTGCTTATGTCCAATCAAACACAAACACTCGATGTTTATTTGGGCAATATTATTGATAGTACTTACACTGGTGTATACCATGTGAATGTTAGTATTCATTATTATCCCTTCGAGAAGAAACCTGTTAATTCGAATCATGCCCATAACGAATGGGCTGATTTGATAATACCCATTTCAAGAAACTTACCAGGGAACGATGGATTATGGTTCGAAATCCAGAATTCAACTGATGTAAAGACAAAACAGTTTGCGATTCCCCAAAATACATATAGAGCTGTTCTTGAAGTGTATGTCTCATTTCATGAAAACGATGAGTTTTGGCCTACAAATCTCCCTAACGACTATATTTCTGCTAATAATTTATCTGGGTATCCTGGTGATGGACCTTTTAGAGAGGTTATTGTAAGTTTAGATGGAAAAATAGTTGGCGCAGTTTGGCCTTTCACTGTAGTTTTCACAGGAGGTATTAATCCATTATTATGGAGACCAATAACTGCGATTGGATCATTCGATCTCCCTTCATATGATATTGAAATCACTCCGTTTCTTGGAGCACTTTTGAATGGAAAACTCCATGATTTTGGTTTTGGTGTCACAAATGCTTTGAATGTTTGGTATATTGATGCAAATTTACATGTATGGTTGGATGCAAAGAGTGAGAAGACAAAAGGGATGTTTTTGAATCAAAAAATCTCTCCACTTCATGAATCTTTGGTGTCCAATTTCACGGGTCTTAATGGGACATTTCTTACTAGTGTCCAAAGGTCAATAAAGTCAACCGGATGGGTAGAATCGTCATTTGGGAAGATAGTAACCGAGTCAAAACAGGATTTCAATTACACTAACATCATGGTGATGTCGAAAAATGGGGATTTACAAATTGTGAACCAAATAATCGAGTTCAATGATAGTGTGGATTCCAAGATTCCGTCTTTTGTTCATAACACAAAATCTttgaaaactttttctttttatatttacTCGGATACACTAGACAAAGGAAACAAAAGCTATGATCAGGTGGCGAATGTTACTTTGGGTTTCAATGAGAAAAAGATCGATAATTTTGGTTCTAAAtcttcatcaagtgttcttgaaaACATACAAAATGGTCAAGGCTCGATGCTTGTGAAAGGGAATTTAGTTGTTAGTGGTTTGGGGAGTACACAAGAGATGTATAATTATAGTGATGATAAATTCTGCTATTTTAGGGACATAAGTAGCTCAAATTACACAATTATTTATGATAAAGAGGGAGATACATGCACTAAATCGAAAAAATCAAGATTCAATTTTTCAACGGGTAAAAGTTTGCATTTTCCTGCTTGA